The following coding sequences are from one Arvicanthis niloticus isolate mArvNil1 chromosome 14, mArvNil1.pat.X, whole genome shotgun sequence window:
- the Slc35a4 gene encoding putative UDP-sugar transporter protein SLC35A4, whose protein sequence is MSVEDGGMPGLTRPRQARWTLMLFLSTAMYGAHAPFLALCHVDGRVPFRPSSAVLLTELTKLLLCAFSLLVGWQTWPRGSPPWRQAAPFALSALLYGANNNLVIYLQHYMDPSTYQVLSNLKIGSTALLYCLCLGHRLSARQGLALLLLMAAGACYASGGFQEPVNTLPEPPSAAGAHPMPLHITPLGLLLLILYCLISGLSSVYTELIMKRQRLPLALQNLFLYTFGVILNLGLYAGSGPGPGFLEGFSGWAVLVVLNQAVNGLLMSAVMKHGSSITRLFIVSCSLLVNAMLSAVLLQLQLTAVFFLAALLIGLAVCLYYGSP, encoded by the coding sequence ATGAGTGTAGAAGATGGGGGTATGCCAGGCCTAACCCGCCCAAGACAGGCTCGCTGGACCCTGATGCTGTTCCTGTCCACTGCCATGTATGGTGCCCACGCGCCATTCTTAGCACTGTGCCATGTGGATGGCCGAGTGCCCTTCCGGCCCTCCTCCGCTGTGTTACTCACTGAGTTGACCAAGCTCTTGTTGTGCGCCTTCTCCCTCCTGGTAGGCTGGCAAACATGGCCCCGGGGCTCACCACCCTGGCGCCAGGCTGCACCCTTTGCACTATCAGCCCTGCTCTACGGCGCCAACAACAACCTGGTGATTTATCTGCAGCACTACATGGACCCTAGCACCTATCAGGTGCTGAGCAATCTCAAGATTGGAAGCACAGCTCTATTGTACTGCCTCTGCCTTGGACACCGTCTCTCTGCACGTCAGGGGTTGGCGCTGCTGCTGTTGATGGCTGCAGGAGCCTGCTATGCATCAGGTGGCTTCCAGGAACCTGTGAACACCCTTCCTGAGCCCCCATCAGCAGCCGGAGCCCATCCCATGCCCTTGCATATCACTCCACTGGGACTTCTGCTCCTCATCCTGTACTGCCTCATCTCGGGCTTGTCCTCCGTGTACACAGAGCTGATCATGAAGCGACAGCGGTTGCCCTTGGCTCTTCAGAACCTCTTCCTCTACACTTTTGGGGTGATCCTGAACCTTGGACTGTATGCTGGCAGTGGCCCAGGCCCAGGCTTCCTAGAGGGTTTCTCTGGATGGGCAGTGCTTGTGGTGCTGAACCAGGCAGTAAATGGGCTGCTCATGTCAGCTGTCATGAAGCATGGCAGCAGCATCACACGACTCTTCATCGTGTCCTGCTCGCTACTGGTCAATGCTATGCTGTCAGCAGTGCTGCTACAACTGCAGCTCACAGCCGTCTTCTTCCTGGCCGCACTGCTCATTGGTCTGGCTGTGTGCTTGTACTATGGTAGCCCCTAA
- the LOC117720101 gene encoding SLC35A4 upstream microprotein, with the protein MADDKDSLPKLKDLTFLKNQLERLQQRVEDEVNSGVGQDGAVLSSPFFKGFLAGYVVAKLRASAVLGFAVGTCTGIYAAQSYAVPNVEKALKNYFRSLRKGPD; encoded by the exons ATGGCGGATGACAAG GATTCTCTGCCCAAGCTTAAGGACCTGACATTTCTCAAGAACCAACTGGAGCGCCTTCAGCAACGTGTGGAAGATGAAGTCAACAGTGGTGTAGGCCAG GATGGCGCAGTCTTGTCCTCCCCTTTCTTCAAGGGATTCCTGGCAGGATACGTGGTGGCCAAACTGAGGGCATCAGCAGTATTGGGCTTTGCAGTGGGCACTTGCACTGGCATCTATGCAGCTCAGTCATATGCTGTACCCAATGTGGAGAAGGCACTGAAGAACTACTTTAGGTCACTACGAAAGGGGCCTGACTAG
- the Apbb3 gene encoding LOW QUALITY PROTEIN: amyloid-beta A4 precursor protein-binding family B member 3 (The sequence of the model RefSeq protein was modified relative to this genomic sequence to represent the inferred CDS: substituted 1 base at 1 genomic stop codon), with the protein MLGKDYMLAIILVNCDDDLWGDQNLEGETGLPPGWRKIRDAAGTYYWHVPSGSTQWQRPTWELAGAEDPGRGTEGIWELRPPKGRSFSSLDSSLNRSNSLTWYSEDSYVQSLEPGAKCFAVRSLGWVEVPEEDLAPGKSSIAVNNCIQQLAQTRNRSQPHDGAWGEGQNMLMILKKDAMSLLNPLDHSLIHCQPLVHIRVWGVGSSKGRXGLLHSPISAPARDFAFVAGDKDSCMLKCHVFRCDVPAKAIASALQGLCAQILSERVGVSGESACCSPDPISPEDFPRQVELLDAVSQAAQKYEALYMGILPVTKAMGMDVLNEAIGTLTARGDQKTWVPAMLSVSDSLMTAHPIQAEAGAEEEPLWQCPVRLVTFIGVGRDPHTFGLIADLGCQSFQCAAFWCQPHAGGLSEAVQAACMVQYQKCLVASAARGKAWGAQARARLRLKRTSSMDSPGGPLPPPLLKGGVGGAGAAPRKRGVFSFLDAFRLKPSLLHMS; encoded by the exons ATGCTGGGCAAGGATTATATGCTGGCCATCATTCTGGTCAACTGCGATG ATGACTTGTGGGGGGACCAAAATCTGGAGGGGGAAACAGGCCTACCCCCTGGCTGGAGAAAGATCCGTGATGCTGCAGGAACTTATTATTGGCATGTACCCAGCGGTAGCACTCAGTGGCAGCGCCCAACCTGGGAACTAGCAGGTGCAGAAGACCCAGGAAGG GGAACAGAGGGGATTTGGGAACTGCGACCCCCCAAGGGGAGATCTTTCTCCAGCCTGGACAGCTCATTGAACCGGAG TAACTCTCTAACATGGTATAGTGAAGATTCCTATGTCCAGAGCCTGGAGCCAGGAGCTAAG TGCTTTGCAGTCCGCTCTCTGGGCTGGGTAGAGGTCCCTGAGGAGGACCTGGCACCGGGAAAGAGCAGTATTGCTGTCAATAACTGTATCCAGCAGCTGGCCCAGACCCGAAACCGGAGCCAGCCTCATGATGGTGCCTGGGGTGAG GGCCAGAACATGCTGATGATCCTGAAAAAGGATGCCATGAGCCTGCTGAATCCCCTGGACCACAGTCTGATCCATTGTCAGCCTCTGGTTCACATCCGTGTATGGGGTGTGGGCAGCTCCAAGGGCCGGTGAGGACTTTTGCATTCCCC TATCTCTGCCCCTGCCAGGGACTTTGCTTTTGTTGCGGGTGACAAAGATAGCTGTATGCTCAAATGTCACGTGTTTCGCTGTGATGTGCCCGCAAAAGCGATAGCAAGTGCTCTACAGGGGCTCTGTGCACAG ATCTTGTCAGAGAGGGTAGGAGTCAGTGGAGAATCTGCTTGCTGTTCCCCAGATCCTATTTCCCCTGAAGACTTCCCGAGGCAAG TGGAGTTGCTGGATGCAGTGAGCCAGGCTGCTCAGAAGTACGAGGCACTGTACATGGGAATCCTACCAGTCACCAAAGCCATGG GTATGGATGTGCTGAATGAAGCCATTGGTACCCTCACTGCCAGAGGTGACCAGAAAACCTGGGTCCCTGCTATGCTCAGTGTTTCTGATTCTCTGATGACTGCACATCCTATTCAG GCAGAGGCTGGAGCAGAGGAAGAGCCACTGTGGCAGTGCCCTGTTCGCCTTGTAACCTTTATTGGTGTTGGCCGTGATCCGCATACCTTTGGCCTCATCGCTGATCTTGGTTGTCAGAGCTTCCAGTGTGCAGCTTTCTGGTGCCAGCCTCATGCTGGGGGACTCTCTGAAGCTGTGCAAGCTGCATGCATG gTTCAATACCAGAAGTGTCTAGTGGCCTCAGCAGCTCGGGGTAAGGCCTGGGGTGCTCAGGCCCGTGCTCGCCTGCGGCTCAAGCGGACCAGCTCCATGGACTCCCCAGGCggtccccttcctccccctctacTCAAAGGAGGAGTTGGGGGTGCTGGAGCAGCTCCTCGAAAGCGGGGTGTCTTCTCATTTCTTGATGCCTTCAGGCTAAAACCTTCTCTTCTCCATATGTCCTAA
- the Sra1 gene encoding steroid receptor RNA activator 1 isoform X3 gives MTCCPAGGAEVEMAELYVKPGNKERGWNDPPQFSYGLQTQTGGPKRTPLTKRVAAPQDGSPRAPETSGPPPVDHPPPSSKASRPPPMGSCPATGVEPPSSPVIESETLIEDVLRPLEQALEDCRGHTKKQNFYITSGRQQMTFTDHSWLIT, from the exons ATGACGTGCTGCCCCGCTGGCGGTGCGGAAGTGGAGATGGCGGAGCTGTACGTGAAGCCCG GCAACAAGGAACGCGGCTGGAACGACCCACCGCAATTCTCCTACGGGCTGCAGACTCAGACTGGTGGACCCAAACGCACTCCCCTTACTAAGAGGGTCGCGGCCCCACAGGATGGATCCCCTAGAG CCCCAGAAACTTCTGGGCCACCTCCAGTGGATCATCCACCTCCTTCAAGTAAGGCTTCCAGGCCTCCACCCATGGGGAGCTGTCCTGCTACTGGTGTGGAGCCTCCAAGCTCCCCAGTCATTGAGTCTGAGACTCTGATAGAAGATGTGCTGAGACCTCTGGAACAGGCATTGGAGGACTGCCGTGGTCACACGAAG AAGCAG AACTTTTACATCACCAGTGGGAGGCAGCAGATGACATTCACCGATCACTCATGGTTGATCACGTGA
- the Sra1 gene encoding steroid receptor RNA activator 1 isoform X1, which yields MTCCPAGGAEVEMAELYVKPGNKERGWNDPPQFSYGLQTQTGGPKRTPLTKRVAAPQDGSPRAPETSGPPPVDHPPPSSKASRPPPMGSCPATGVEPPSSPVIESETLIEDVLRPLEQALEDCRGHTKKQVCDDISRRLALLQEQWAGGKLSIPVKKRMALLVQELLHHQWEAADDIHRSLMVDHVTEVSQWMVGVKRLIAEKRSLSSEEAKEEKSTVAPENQTIPGFQQSS from the exons ATGACGTGCTGCCCCGCTGGCGGTGCGGAAGTGGAGATGGCGGAGCTGTACGTGAAGCCCG GCAACAAGGAACGCGGCTGGAACGACCCACCGCAATTCTCCTACGGGCTGCAGACTCAGACTGGTGGACCCAAACGCACTCCCCTTACTAAGAGGGTCGCGGCCCCACAGGATGGATCCCCTAGAG CCCCAGAAACTTCTGGGCCACCTCCAGTGGATCATCCACCTCCTTCAAGTAAGGCTTCCAGGCCTCCACCCATGGGGAGCTGTCCTGCTACTGGTGTGGAGCCTCCAAGCTCCCCAGTCATTGAGTCTGAGACTCTGATAGAAGATGTGCTGAGACCTCTGGAACAGGCATTGGAGGACTGCCGTGGTCACACGAAG AAGCAGGTATGTGATGATATCAGCCGACGATTGGCGCTGCTTCAAGAACAGTGGGCTGGAGGGAAGTTGTCAATACCTGTAAAGAAGAGGATGGCACTGCTAGTGCAAG AACTTTTACATCACCAGTGGGAGGCAGCAGATGACATTCACCGATCACTCATGGTTGATCACGTGACTGAGGTCAGTCAATGGATGGTAGGAGTAAAAAGATTAATTGCAGAAAAGAGGAGTCTATCTTCAGAGGAGGCCAAAGAAGAGAAATCTACAGTGGCACCTGAGAACCAGACAATACCAGGCTTCCAACAGTCATCATAA
- the Sra1 gene encoding steroid receptor RNA activator 1 isoform X2: MTCCPAGGAEVEMAELYVKPGNKERGWNDPPQFSYGLQTQTGGPKRTPLTKRVAAPQDGSPRAPETSGPPPVDHPPPSSKASRPPPMGSCPATGVEPPSSPVIESETLIEDVLRPLEQALEDCRGHTKKQVCDDISRRLALLQEQWAGGKLSIPVKKRMALLVQELLHHQWEAADDIHRSLMVDHVTEQNNPSQEFQKHQFGKLQPIN; the protein is encoded by the exons ATGACGTGCTGCCCCGCTGGCGGTGCGGAAGTGGAGATGGCGGAGCTGTACGTGAAGCCCG GCAACAAGGAACGCGGCTGGAACGACCCACCGCAATTCTCCTACGGGCTGCAGACTCAGACTGGTGGACCCAAACGCACTCCCCTTACTAAGAGGGTCGCGGCCCCACAGGATGGATCCCCTAGAG CCCCAGAAACTTCTGGGCCACCTCCAGTGGATCATCCACCTCCTTCAAGTAAGGCTTCCAGGCCTCCACCCATGGGGAGCTGTCCTGCTACTGGTGTGGAGCCTCCAAGCTCCCCAGTCATTGAGTCTGAGACTCTGATAGAAGATGTGCTGAGACCTCTGGAACAGGCATTGGAGGACTGCCGTGGTCACACGAAG AAGCAGGTATGTGATGATATCAGCCGACGATTGGCGCTGCTTCAAGAACAGTGGGCTGGAGGGAAGTTGTCAATACCTGTAAAGAAGAGGATGGCACTGCTAGTGCAAG AACTTTTACATCACCAGTGGGAGGCAGCAGATGACATTCACCGATCACTCATGGTTGATCACGTGACTGAG CAAAATAATCCTTCACAAGAGTTCCAAAAACATCAGTTTGGCAAGCTACAACCAATCAATTGA
- the Eif4ebp3 gene encoding eukaryotic translation initiation factor 4E-binding protein 3: MSMSTSCPIPGCRDRLPDGYSTTPGGTLYATTPGGTRIIYDRKFLLECKNSPIARTPPCCLPQIPGVTTLPTVPPSKLELLKEQKQTEEEITDDEQFEMDM; the protein is encoded by the exons ATGTCCATGTCCACGAGTTGCCCAATTCCGGGGTGCCGGGACCGGCTGCCAGACGGCTACAGCACCACGCCTGGCGGCACACTATACGCCACTACCCCGGGAG GCACCAGGATCATCTACGACAGAAAGTTCCTACTGGAGTGCAAGAACTCACCCATTGCCCGGACACCTCCCTGCTGCCTTCCTCAGATTCCAGGGGTCACAACCCTCCCAACAGTACCACCCTCCAAGCTGGAGTTGCTGAAGGaacagaagcagacagaggaagagataACCG ATGACGAACAATTTGAAATGGACATGTAA